In the Oncorhynchus gorbuscha isolate QuinsamMale2020 ecotype Even-year linkage group LG05, OgorEven_v1.0, whole genome shotgun sequence genome, one interval contains:
- the LOC124035397 gene encoding A disintegrin and metalloproteinase with thrombospondin motifs 7-like gives MQEGPAEGCLTTTTLISGSLDLRLILAMRCDVRDVVSGSCVQRQIVHCVERTSGIVEEGYCDPTTRPDDKRASCNEELCPAIWWVGEWQKCSATCGEKGLAKRTVLCIQAVSLEENRALQLSECHHIPRPESAAPCNAHVPCPADWSTGNWSECSLTCGGGVRSRKVVCSRNTGVDCDPRKNPSSLTPCYLQDCPQIIDVFGGSNDWSGSGSSSKEINEINSIPDSNPLPKHSTTRAQPRAPNNLNNIIPHLNHIDKTTDNSAKNNVPVDDFYYDYNFIKFHEDISYDFGLGNNGKDLVDDLGPDPQQEPKPSSSAEEHVYRETTTDPPTATSPISTTFKTTPFIREVEEPQDPNLDHAEIDGRLQTEKPNEVEREEEDLLLSEDYFLPVSTTPSAPVLETRLSQSWKETNSNFGWPHYLSTAASPVPTSMGTTENTHGPHSEKMMMKTLTFMSILIHDYEDGTEPTTMVEEVKEVGVLDYNSHQETAIGLQSPGYQDEKESPLPPWIHLPQDLYFDQQDFEIEPKADSEANLGVTDRNQENIQHSTSTTGSDSPPPTHLEGDPQSPPPSMLTEPATSQLETDISAQSSTTGPTPSKGANAGPPVPPPHTGAVPPTHSPEPAVPPTHSPEPAVPPTQSSEPAVPPTHSPEPAVTPTHSPEPAVPPTQSPEPAVPPTHSPEPAVPPPSPLCQPCSLCQPILPPHSWTPELTPVPSPASTPNATASFWRAGNWSACSTSCGLGAIWRLVVCSTGLESDCDLTKRPVPARRCYLRPCSSWRIGNWTKCSKNCGGGVTLREIQCFDTRDQRPLRPFHCQTVSTRPVARMPCLPQPCLDWYSSSWGQCSEVCGGGEQQRLVTCPEEDRCDEAHLPSNIQACNSQPCTQWVTGSWGQCSASCGGGVQRRLVKCVNTKTEPEEEEDHAQCDSEPWPENSQKCNLNECDSGPAGLTCLRDRLTFRFCQTLQWLGRCHLPAVRTQCCKTCGRRSYRHGNERTSRR, from the exons ATGCAGGAAGGACCAGCGGAG GGCTGTCTCACAACCACAACTCTCATCAGCGGCTCTCTAGATTTGAGACTTATTCTGGCTATGAGGTGTGACGTGAGGGATGTTGTCTCTGGGAGCT GTGTCCAGCGACAGATTGTTCACTGTGTGGAGAGGACCTCTGGGATAGTAGAAGAGGGCTACTGTGACCCGACGACCCGTCCTGACGATAAACGAGCCAGCTGCAATGAGGAGCTTTGCCCAGCCAT ATGGTGGGTGGGCGAGTGGCAGAAGTGCTCGGCCACGTGCGGTGAGAAGGGCTTGGCCAAGAGGACGGTGCTGTGCATCCAGGCCGTGAgtctggaggagaacagagcccTGCAGCTCTCTGAATGTCACCACATACCCAGGCCTGAGTCAGCGGCGCCTTGTAACGCTCATGTCCCCTGCCCCGCGGACTGGTCCACAGGCAACTGGTCTGAG TGCTCGCtgacatgtggtggtggtgtgcgGAGCCGAAAGGTTGTCTGTTCCAGAAACACAGGGGTGGACTGTGACCCCCGAAAGAATCCCAGTTCTCTTACTCCATGCTACCTCCAGGACTGTCCTCAGATCATCGACGTCTTCGGTGGCAGCAACGACTGGTCTGGCAGTGGTTCGTCAAGCAAGGAAATCAACGAAATCAACTCCATCCCTGACTCTAACCCCCTGCCCAAACACAGTACAACTAGGGCTCAGCCAAGGGCCCCTAACAATCTAAATAACATCATCCCCCACCTGAATCACATTGACAAGACTACTGACAACTCAGCCAAAAACAATGTACCTGTGGACGATTTTTACTACGACTACAACTTCATCAAATTCCACGAGGACATTTCCTACGACTTTGGCTTGGGGAACAACGGTAAAGACTTGGTGGATGATCTTGGACCAGATCCACAACAGGAACCTAAACCAAGTTCTAGTGCAGAAGAACATGTTTACAGAGAAACTACAACAGATCCTCCCACAGCTACCTCACCCATTTCTACCACTTTTAAGACGACTCCTTTCATTAGGGAAGTTGAGGAACCACAAGACCCTAACCTGGACCATGCAGAGATTGATGGAAGACTACAGACGGAGAAACCCAATGAAgtagagcgagaggaggaggattTACTCCTTTCAGAGGACTATTTTCTACCTGTTTCCACCACACCCTCAGCACCAGTTTTAGAGACCAGGTTATCACAAAGCTGGAAAGAAACAAACAGTAATTTTGGTTGGCCTCATTACCTCAGCACAGCAGCCAGCCCAGTGCCTACTAGCATGGGAACCACTGAGAACACACATGGGCCCCATAGTGAAAAAATGATGATGAAAACACTGACATTTATGTCCATTTTGAT CCATGACTATGAAGATGGCACCGAACCCACAACAATGGTAGAAGAGGTGAAAGAAGTGGGTGTTTTGGACTACAATTCCCACCAGGAGACTGCAATTGGACTACAATCCCCTGGCTACCAAGATGAAAAGGAGAGCCCGCTTCCACCCTGGATCCACCTTCCCCAGGACCTGT ACTTTGATCAGCAGGACTTTGAAATTGAGCCCAAAGCTGATAGCGAAGCCAATTTAGGGGTCACCGACA GAAACCAGGAGAACATCCAACACAGCACATCAACAACTGGAAGTgactctcctcctcctactcatCTGGAAGGAGACCCTCAGTCACCACCTCCGTCAATGTTGACAGAGCCAGCCACATCCCAGTTAGAGACAGACATTTCAGCACAGTCCTCCACGACTGGGCCAACTCCATCTAAAGGGGCCAATGCGGGCCCTCCAGTCCCCCCTCCCCATACGGGTG CCGTGCCCCCCACCCATTCCCCTGAGCCAGCCGTGCCCCCCACCCATTCCCCTGAGCCAGCCGTGCCCCCCACCCAGTCCTCTGAGCCAGCCGTGCCCCCCACCCATTCCCCTGAGCCAGCCGTGACCCCCACCCATTCCCCTGAGCCAGCCGTGCCCCCCACCCAGTCCCCTGAGCCAGCCGTGCCTCCCACCCATTCCCCTGAGCCAGCCGTGCCCCCACCCAGTCCTCTGTGCCAGCCATGCTCACTCTGCCAACCCATTCTCCCACCACACTCGTGGACACCAGAGCTGACCCCAGTGCCAAGCCCAGCTTCCACTCCAAACGCCACAGCTTCCTTCTGGAGAGCCGGCAACTGGAGCGCA TGTTCTACTAGCTGTGGTCTGGGGGCCATCTGGAGGCTGGTGGTCTGCAGCACGGGACTGGAGTCTGACTGTGACCTGACCAAGAGGCCTGTGCCGGCCCGGCGCTGCTACCTCCGACCCTGCTCTTCCTGGAGGATAGGAAACTGGACCAAG TGTTCCAAGAACTGTGGTGGTGGGGTGACCCTGCGTGAGATCCAGTGCTTTGACACCAGGGACCAGAGGCCTTTGCGGCCCTTCCACTGTCAGACCGTGTCTACCCGGCCGGTGGCCCGCATGCCCTGCCTACCCCAGCCCTGCCTGGACTGGTACTCTTCTTCCTGGGGACAG tgCTCTgaggtgtgtgggggaggggagcAGCAGCGTCTGGTTACCTGTCCAGAAGAGGATCGCTGTGACGAGGCCCATCTGCCCAGCAACATCCAGGCCTGTAACAGCCAACCCTGTACCCAATGGGTCACTGGCTCCTGGGGACAG TGCTCTGCATCCTGTGGTGGCGGCGTGCAGCGGAGGCTGGTGAAATGTGTGAACACCAAGACggagcctgaggaggaggaggatcatGCCCAGTGTGACTCTGAGCCCTGGCCAGAAAACAGCCAGAAGTGTAACCTGAATGAGTGTGACAGCGGCCCCGCTG